From Flavobacterium alkalisoli, the proteins below share one genomic window:
- a CDS encoding TonB-dependent receptor domain-containing protein, with the protein MKFFYTLLFTVLSISMFAQDKTANDSIKQMDSELNEVVIDKKKKAVERRADRVIFDFSEQDYLNSGSLMEGLRKLPGLFISEVGGAIYQGKALQVYMDGRPLNIYSNELMTYLESMPANTVEKVEIITNPGAEFPATSGGAIINIITAKNAKKDLSATYSNGYSYTNYDKARHRFNNSVTLSAANKLFSWQIQGGQSYGESYNRGNFYSPDVIITNNYSDRYNRFYYLRTGVKFDFKYDRLLVNYNITTSNNSSYVEASGLGFTASDKSHTKNFYNDVALTYQKRFENPLKKLDFLFNYNNNDGNFDQQSRITQNDVLSNDSNQDFYQFKTDYSQDISLLDKGKISAGVLADLLDFQAMSFGTTNLDYRRSTYAAYAEAQTTYKKLEFIAGGRLESYNIEGNTDTDDLIPFNQTRFFYNGTVQYTLIPQIYAKANYNKKISLPDTSALNPNNTNYQNPNIEFYGNPNLEPTIYNNYEIELNAFEYFFINYSITEANNEITTRVITTDEGTAARVSENVDKVTTRSFNFGIPVPYMLFTKGLTETLKMNFNPDEINFLYIYAGSRKNIIPGLDTKAVWNFNLMSQLILPKKVKFTANFNTTSAGGNYLYYTVKQPIYQRLDLTFSRKFLSDNLSVSVYVNDVFNTNTQNYGLVGTNLSSDNKYDSRRVGFSLNYKIPGKNKQDKQEDILNNNTPQQKENTIGN; encoded by the coding sequence ATGAAGTTCTTCTACACGCTACTGTTTACAGTACTATCAATCAGTATGTTTGCTCAGGATAAAACCGCAAACGACAGCATTAAGCAAATGGACTCTGAACTTAATGAAGTGGTTATTGATAAAAAGAAAAAAGCTGTAGAGAGAAGAGCAGACCGTGTTATTTTTGATTTTTCCGAACAGGATTATCTTAATTCGGGTTCACTTATGGAAGGGCTTAGAAAACTTCCGGGGCTTTTCATTTCAGAAGTTGGCGGTGCGATATATCAGGGTAAAGCCCTTCAGGTTTATATGGATGGCCGTCCTTTAAACATTTACTCAAACGAGTTAATGACCTATTTAGAGTCAATGCCCGCTAATACCGTAGAAAAGGTAGAGATAATTACGAATCCCGGTGCAGAATTCCCTGCTACTTCCGGCGGGGCAATTATAAATATAATAACCGCTAAAAATGCTAAAAAAGACCTGAGTGCCACCTACTCTAACGGATACAGTTATACCAATTATGACAAGGCAAGACACAGGTTTAACAACAGTGTTACTTTAAGTGCCGCAAACAAACTTTTTAGCTGGCAGATACAGGGTGGGCAATCTTACGGCGAAAGCTACAACAGAGGCAATTTTTACAGCCCTGACGTAATTATTACCAATAACTATTCTGACAGGTATAACAGGTTCTACTACCTGAGAACAGGTGTAAAGTTTGACTTTAAGTACGACAGGTTGCTTGTTAACTACAACATTACCACAAGCAATAACAGCTCTTATGTTGAAGCATCGGGTCTAGGGTTTACCGCAAGCGACAAAAGCCATACTAAGAACTTTTATAACGATGTGGCGCTTACTTACCAAAAACGCTTTGAAAACCCTTTAAAAAAACTGGACTTCCTTTTCAATTACAATAACAACGACGGTAATTTCGATCAGCAGTCAAGAATCACCCAAAACGATGTTTTAAGCAACGACAGCAATCAGGATTTCTATCAGTTTAAGACTGATTATTCGCAGGACATAAGCCTTTTAGACAAGGGAAAAATAAGTGCAGGGGTCTTAGCCGATCTACTCGATTTTCAGGCAATGAGTTTTGGTACTACAAATCTGGATTACAGGCGAAGCACGTATGCTGCCTATGCCGAAGCACAGACTACCTACAAAAAGCTTGAGTTTATTGCCGGCGGTCGCCTCGAGTCCTATAACATAGAAGGAAATACCGATACCGATGACCTTATTCCGTTTAACCAAACACGTTTCTTTTACAACGGTACAGTACAATACACATTAATTCCTCAAATATATGCCAAGGCAAACTATAACAAAAAGATAAGCCTGCCCGATACATCTGCACTAAATCCAAACAACACGAACTACCAGAACCCCAATATAGAGTTTTACGGAAATCCTAACCTGGAGCCTACCATATACAACAATTACGAAATAGAATTAAATGCTTTTGAATACTTTTTTATAAACTACTCCATTACCGAAGCCAATAACGAAATTACAACACGTGTTATAACTACCGATGAAGGCACAGCCGCGAGAGTTTCGGAAAATGTGGATAAGGTAACCACCCGTAGTTTTAATTTTGGTATACCGGTGCCTTATATGCTTTTTACAAAAGGCCTTACCGAAACCCTGAAAATGAATTTTAATCCCGATGAGATAAACTTCCTGTATATTTATGCCGGGTCGCGAAAAAACATCATTCCGGGTTTAGATACAAAAGCCGTTTGGAACTTTAACCTTATGTCTCAGCTTATTTTGCCAAAAAAGGTAAAGTTCACCGCAAACTTTAACACTACGAGCGCTGGTGGTAATTATTTGTACTACACGGTAAAACAACCTATTTATCAGCGACTGGACCTAACCTTTTCAAGAAAGTTCCTTTCAGATAACCTTTCCGTTTCGGTTTATGTAAACGATGTGTTTAATACCAACACACAAAATTATGGCCTGGTAGGCACAAACCTTTCTTCAGATAATAAATATGACTCCAGGCGTGTAGGTTTTTCATTAAACTATAAAATACCGGGTAAAAACAAACAGGATAAGCAGGAAGATATATTAAACAACAATACTCCGCAACAAAAGGAAAATACTATAGGGAATTAA
- a CDS encoding DUF3810 domain-containing protein: MKKKIILSILLFVQILIVNVLSFFPEFVENYYSNGLYPFIAKCSRTFFGLFGFSVGDIIYGIVIFFILRWLWKTRKTWRREYKTNILSILSFFSVFYFLFYSLWAVNYHRIPLNKKMGFEKKYTQDDLLAFTKRLIVKANNMHNLIEPNDSLKVVNPYTVSQIYDKALNGYDNLSKVYPFFTYKTESVKSSLISTPLSYMGFGGYLNPFTNEAQVNYNLPLYNYPTTTCHEMSHQLGYASESEANFIGYMASIHNDDLYFKYSGYVFALKYCLRNIEKLDEEQAKSLLPLINNGILRNFEESEQFNDYYSSFIEVIFKGFYDNYLKMNHQKDGLETYSKFVGYLVNYYKEKDL; the protein is encoded by the coding sequence ATGAAGAAAAAGATTATACTGAGTATTTTACTGTTTGTACAGATATTGATTGTAAACGTATTATCTTTTTTCCCCGAATTTGTTGAGAATTATTACAGCAACGGCCTCTACCCTTTTATCGCAAAATGCTCCCGTACTTTTTTCGGATTATTCGGTTTCTCGGTGGGCGATATCATTTACGGTATTGTTATTTTCTTTATTCTTCGCTGGCTCTGGAAAACCCGAAAAACATGGCGCAGGGAGTACAAAACGAATATTTTAAGCATACTTAGCTTTTTCTCGGTATTCTACTTTTTGTTCTATTCACTTTGGGCGGTAAATTACCACAGGATTCCCCTGAATAAAAAAATGGGATTTGAAAAAAAATACACTCAGGATGATCTGCTGGCCTTTACCAAACGCCTTATTGTAAAGGCCAATAACATGCATAACCTTATTGAGCCAAACGACAGCCTGAAAGTGGTAAACCCGTATACCGTAAGCCAGATTTATGATAAGGCCCTAAACGGATACGATAACCTTTCAAAGGTATATCCGTTTTTTACTTATAAGACCGAAAGCGTTAAGTCCTCGCTTATAAGTACGCCGCTGTCTTACATGGGCTTTGGCGGATACCTTAACCCTTTTACCAACGAGGCTCAGGTAAACTACAACCTACCGTTGTACAATTATCCTACCACCACCTGCCACGAGATGTCGCACCAGTTGGGTTATGCCAGCGAAAGCGAGGCCAACTTTATTGGGTATATGGCATCTATACATAACGACGATTTGTACTTTAAATATTCCGGATACGTGTTTGCCTTAAAATACTGTTTAAGGAATATAGAAAAGCTGGATGAAGAACAGGCAAAAAGCCTGCTGCCGCTTATTAATAACGGCATACTGCGCAACTTTGAGGAAAGCGAACAGTTTAACGATTATTACTCCTCTTTTATAGAAGTTATTTTTAAAGGTTTTTATGATAATTACCTGAAAATGAACCACCAGAAAGACGGACTTGAAACCTACAGTAAGTTTGTGGGGTATTTGGTAAATTATTATAAAGAAAAAGATTTATAA
- a CDS encoding TraB/GumN family protein, producing MKKLLIAAISLFTIGLNAQQLEKSLLWKISGNGIKEPSYIFGTIHVTCDATLDEHVIKALNDTKQLYLELDMDDPAMKAGMMGGMMMKDGVTLDSLATTEDLAVLDTFITKELGIPLKMMNRFKPSMISMSLMPKYMDCPMQSFEDELMKVTHEQKEEVYGLETLEEQLAVFDDISYEEQMNELIKTAKDGIEKDKAEFDKMQEVYRTKDLNAIMKFMADSENKMYGDNADVLLNNRNKNWIPKIEETAKQTPTFFGVGAAHLGGKEGVIMLLRKKGYKVEAVK from the coding sequence ATGAAGAAACTTCTTATCGCCGCTATATCACTTTTTACCATTGGCTTAAATGCACAGCAGCTTGAAAAATCACTGTTATGGAAAATTTCCGGTAACGGTATTAAGGAGCCTTCCTATATTTTTGGCACCATACACGTTACCTGCGATGCCACTCTGGACGAACACGTAATAAAAGCCCTAAACGATACCAAGCAGCTATACTTAGAGCTCGATATGGACGACCCTGCCATGAAAGCGGGAATGATGGGCGGTATGATGATGAAAGATGGCGTAACCCTCGATTCCCTTGCTACAACAGAAGACCTTGCGGTATTAGATACTTTTATTACCAAAGAACTGGGTATACCGCTTAAAATGATGAATCGTTTTAAGCCTTCTATGATAAGCATGTCACTTATGCCTAAATACATGGACTGCCCTATGCAATCTTTTGAAGATGAACTCATGAAGGTTACCCACGAGCAGAAAGAAGAGGTTTACGGACTGGAAACTTTAGAGGAGCAGTTGGCAGTATTTGACGATATTTCCTATGAGGAACAAATGAACGAACTGATTAAAACGGCAAAAGACGGTATTGAAAAAGACAAGGCAGAATTTGATAAAATGCAGGAGGTTTACCGTACTAAAGACCTTAACGCGATTATGAAATTTATGGCCGACAGCGAAAATAAAATGTACGGCGACAATGCCGACGTGCTGCTTAATAACCGTAACAAAAACTGGATTCCTAAAATAGAGGAAACAGCTAAACAAACCCCTACCTTTTTTGGTGTAGGCGCTGCCCACCTGGGCGGTAAAGAAGGCGTAATTATGCTCCTTAGAAAAAAAGGTTATAAGGTAGAAGCGGTTAAGTAA
- a CDS encoding NUDIX hydrolase: MKFTDFLNYVPKILNQELPALNAHAKMAPSERIQSLNPDFYKDSNPKQSAVMMLFYPKQEQTHLILIRRNEYPGVHSAQISFPGGQVDPVDLDLKDTALRETYEEIGVTPAEIDVVMPFSQIYIPPSNFLVKPFMGLAAQTPVFVPNPDEVTALIELPLDVFLDDSIVINTEMKTSYAQKIAVPAFKFEDYIVWGATAMIMSELKETIKNAL; encoded by the coding sequence ATGAAGTTTACTGACTTTTTAAATTATGTACCAAAAATACTAAATCAGGAGTTACCAGCCCTTAATGCGCATGCAAAAATGGCTCCCAGTGAGAGAATACAATCGCTAAACCCTGATTTTTATAAAGATAGCAACCCCAAGCAAAGTGCCGTAATGATGCTGTTTTACCCTAAACAGGAGCAAACACACCTTATTTTGATAAGGCGTAACGAATATCCGGGAGTGCATTCGGCACAAATATCCTTTCCGGGAGGGCAGGTAGACCCGGTGGATTTAGACCTGAAAGATACGGCCCTGAGAGAAACTTATGAGGAAATAGGGGTAACACCTGCAGAAATTGATGTGGTTATGCCCTTTAGCCAGATCTATATACCGCCCAGTAACTTTTTGGTAAAACCCTTTATGGGGCTGGCGGCACAAACCCCTGTTTTTGTTCCAAATCCGGATGAAGTAACGGCGCTTATAGAACTTCCGCTGGATGTTTTTCTGGACGATTCGATAGTTATAAATACCGAGATGAAAACCTCTTATGCACAAAAAATAGCGGTTCCGGCATTTAAGTTTGAAGACTATATAGTTTGGGGAGCTACCGCCATGATAATGAGCGAGCTTAAAGAAACAATAAAAAACGCACTATAA
- a CDS encoding lysophospholipid acyltransferase family protein → MGLFKRNPFGHILFLKRWLIRTFGVLTHRRYRGFNELQIEGSEIIKTLPGQNVLFISNHQTYFADVVAMFHVFNASLKGRVDSIKNVGYLWHPKLNIYYVAAKETMKSGLLPRILAYAGAITVERTWRAKGQDVQREVNPNDTENIRIALEDGWVITFPQGTTKPFKPIRKGTAHIIKQHKPIVVPIVIDGFRRSFDKKGLRMKKKGILQSFIIKEPLEIDYDNDTIDEIVEKIEYAIEQHPSFLKVIPAEELEAQEELNKKRQWDY, encoded by the coding sequence ATGGGTTTATTTAAAAGAAATCCGTTTGGACATATATTATTTTTAAAGAGATGGCTTATACGCACTTTTGGCGTACTTACCCACAGGCGTTACCGCGGTTTTAATGAGCTTCAGATAGAAGGTTCTGAAATTATTAAAACTCTGCCGGGACAAAACGTTCTTTTTATCTCTAATCACCAAACCTATTTTGCCGATGTAGTGGCAATGTTTCATGTGTTTAACGCCAGTTTAAAGGGCAGGGTAGACAGCATTAAGAATGTGGGCTATCTGTGGCACCCTAAGCTTAACATTTATTATGTGGCGGCAAAGGAAACCATGAAGTCCGGACTATTGCCAAGGATACTGGCCTATGCCGGCGCTATTACTGTAGAGCGTACCTGGAGGGCAAAGGGACAGGATGTACAAAGAGAAGTGAATCCGAACGACACAGAAAATATAAGAATAGCACTGGAAGACGGATGGGTTATTACCTTCCCTCAGGGAACCACAAAACCGTTTAAGCCTATCCGTAAAGGTACAGCACACATTATAAAGCAGCATAAACCAATTGTTGTCCCTATAGTGATAGATGGTTTTAGGCGTTCGTTTGACAAGAAAGGGCTAAGGATGAAAAAGAAAGGGATATTGCAGTCCTTTATTATTAAAGAGCCTTTAGAGATTGATTATGATAACGATACCATAGATGAGATTGTAGAAAAAATTGAATATGCCATTGAGCAACACCCTTCTTTCCTAAAGGTTATTCCTGCCGAAGAGCTGGAAGCACAGGAAGAACTAAACAAAAAGCGACAGTGGGATTATTAA
- a CDS encoding (2Fe-2S) ferredoxin domain-containing protein yields MKKIDAPEKVIFMCDGKKCGRYNKSLRKCFKEELKEAGLKKDVEIIRMDCTDNCKNAPVISLQPQNVWLAEVSEKGVPQLVKDYFLK; encoded by the coding sequence ATGAAAAAGATTGATGCTCCCGAGAAGGTTATTTTTATGTGTGACGGAAAAAAATGTGGCCGCTACAACAAGTCGTTGCGCAAATGCTTTAAGGAGGAACTTAAAGAAGCAGGGCTTAAAAAGGACGTGGAGATTATACGTATGGATTGTACCGATAATTGTAAGAATGCTCCCGTAATAAGCCTGCAGCCGCAAAACGTATGGCTTGCCGAAGTAAGCGAAAAGGGCGTACCGCAACTAGTGAAAGATTATTTTTTAAAATAG
- a CDS encoding RNA polymerase sigma factor, whose protein sequence is MGSELERSFVEQLQENQNLIHKICRLYTDSEDAHKDLFQEITIQLWKAFPQFRGDSKFTTWAYRVALNTAITLYRKKSRTVNTVEFNNTIHKVNQEEYDYEEEEHLKLLYQAVHQLNDIEKALVFMYLEDKDYGEIADTLGISEVNARVKMNRIKGKLKKILNP, encoded by the coding sequence ATGGGATCGGAATTAGAAAGGTCATTTGTCGAACAGCTTCAGGAAAATCAAAACCTGATACACAAAATCTGCAGGCTCTACACGGATAGTGAAGACGCCCACAAAGACCTTTTTCAGGAAATTACCATACAGCTATGGAAAGCGTTTCCGCAATTTAGGGGCGACTCTAAATTTACTACCTGGGCATACAGGGTGGCACTTAATACGGCCATTACCCTATACCGAAAAAAATCCAGAACGGTTAATACCGTAGAGTTTAACAACACCATACATAAAGTAAACCAGGAGGAATATGATTATGAAGAAGAAGAACACCTTAAACTCCTCTACCAGGCGGTGCATCAGCTTAACGATATAGAAAAGGCACTGGTGTTTATGTACCTTGAGGATAAGGACTATGGCGAGATTGCCGACACCCTTGGTATCAGCGAAGTGAACGCAAGGGTAAAAATGAACAGAATAAAAGGGAAACTCAAAAAAATATTAAATCCGTAA